A window of Phyllobacterium sp. T1293 contains these coding sequences:
- a CDS encoding ABC transporter substrate-binding protein has translation MTINRRHLLGASAGLVAAAGLNRFGLTPAFAQAAPTYKPEAGAKLRLLRWVPFVPAEEAAWLANTKKFSDATGVEVRIDKESWEDVRPKAAVAANVGSGPDMVMSWFDDPHQYPDKLVDVTELGTYLGGAHGGWYPGLEGYAKRDGKFIALPLCAIGNAIVYRDSHMKAAGFSEFPKDTAGFLELCKALHAKGTPAGFPHGKAVGDGNNYAHWLLWSHGGKMVDESGKVVINSPETLASVKYAQELYKTFIPGTESWQDVNNNRAFLAGQVSLTANGVSVYYAAKKDPSMAAIAEDMRSVNLPIGPIGQSVELHQASTLSIFKHTKFPEAAKAYLQFMYQADNMNAWIEGASAYCCQPLKEFAANPVWKSNPIHEAYAKASGSLRPNGYAGPLGTASAGVMADYVLVDMYATAVTGQMTPEDAIAQAEKRANRYYNV, from the coding sequence ATGACCATCAATAGACGACATCTTCTCGGCGCTTCTGCCGGACTAGTGGCCGCAGCCGGATTGAACCGGTTCGGTCTTACCCCTGCCTTTGCGCAGGCTGCCCCCACCTACAAACCCGAAGCCGGCGCTAAACTGCGTCTGCTCCGCTGGGTACCGTTTGTACCTGCCGAAGAAGCTGCCTGGCTTGCCAATACCAAGAAATTTTCCGACGCCACCGGCGTTGAGGTGCGCATCGATAAGGAAAGCTGGGAGGATGTACGGCCGAAAGCGGCTGTTGCTGCCAATGTGGGCTCCGGTCCTGATATGGTGATGAGCTGGTTCGACGACCCGCATCAATATCCAGATAAGCTTGTCGATGTGACCGAACTTGGCACCTATCTCGGCGGCGCGCATGGCGGCTGGTATCCCGGCCTGGAGGGCTATGCCAAGCGCGACGGCAAATTCATTGCCCTACCGCTTTGCGCTATCGGTAATGCCATCGTTTATCGCGATAGCCACATGAAGGCCGCTGGCTTTAGTGAATTCCCAAAGGATACGGCTGGCTTCCTTGAACTTTGCAAGGCATTGCATGCCAAGGGCACACCGGCAGGTTTCCCGCACGGCAAGGCTGTTGGTGATGGCAACAATTATGCACATTGGCTGCTCTGGAGCCATGGCGGCAAGATGGTCGACGAAAGTGGCAAGGTTGTCATCAACAGTCCTGAAACGCTCGCTTCGGTCAAATATGCTCAGGAACTCTACAAGACATTCATTCCCGGCACGGAAAGCTGGCAGGACGTCAACAACAACCGCGCTTTCCTCGCCGGGCAAGTCTCACTGACCGCTAATGGCGTGTCTGTCTATTATGCGGCGAAGAAAGATCCATCCATGGCAGCCATTGCCGAGGATATGCGCTCGGTCAACCTGCCCATTGGACCTATCGGCCAATCGGTCGAACTGCATCAGGCATCGACGCTTTCCATCTTCAAACACACAAAGTTCCCGGAAGCAGCCAAGGCCTATCTGCAGTTCATGTATCAGGCTGATAATATGAATGCGTGGATCGAGGGCGCCAGCGCCTATTGCTGCCAGCCATTGAAGGAATTTGCTGCCAACCCCGTCTGGAAATCCAACCCTATCCATGAAGCCTATGCCAAGGCTTCAGGAAGCCTACGGCCAAACGGCTATGCCGGACCGCTTGGAACAGCCTCAGCAGGCGTGATGGCCGACTATGTGCTTGTTGACATGTATGCCACCGCGGTGACGGGACAGATGACACCTGAAGATGCCATCGCTCAAGCCGAAAAACGCGCCAACCGTTACTACAACGTTTAG
- a CDS encoding SDR family oxidoreductase translates to MTNYQDSGKGKIALVTGGGTGVGKAISTALLAVGWTVVITGRRKEVLDEAARTLTSETRGTVKSIAADVSDPNSVAALFDAIKTDFGRLDLLINNAGINVPNVAMEEVTFEQWNAILGANLTGAFLCTQQALKLMKAQTPRGGRIINNGSISATTPRPNSAPYTATKHAITGLTKSTALDGRSFDIACGQIDIGNATTEMTSRMAGGVLQANGETASEPTIPAHYIGDAVVYMAGLPLEANVLSLTVMATKMPLVGRG, encoded by the coding sequence ATGACCAATTATCAGGATTCAGGCAAAGGCAAGATCGCGCTCGTCACCGGTGGCGGTACGGGCGTTGGCAAGGCGATTTCAACAGCGCTGCTCGCTGTTGGCTGGACCGTTGTCATTACCGGTCGGCGCAAAGAGGTGCTTGATGAGGCGGCAAGGACGCTGACCAGCGAAACCAGGGGAACCGTCAAATCCATCGCGGCAGACGTGAGCGACCCCAATTCCGTGGCTGCGCTTTTCGACGCTATCAAGACCGATTTTGGACGGCTGGATCTGCTGATTAACAATGCCGGTATCAATGTGCCGAATGTTGCCATGGAAGAGGTGACGTTCGAACAGTGGAACGCCATTCTGGGCGCCAATCTGACAGGGGCGTTCCTGTGTACACAACAGGCATTGAAACTGATGAAGGCGCAGACGCCGCGCGGCGGGCGCATCATCAATAATGGTTCAATTTCCGCGACGACACCGCGCCCGAATTCAGCACCCTATACGGCAACGAAGCATGCCATAACCGGCCTGACCAAATCCACGGCACTGGACGGGCGGTCCTTCGACATTGCCTGCGGGCAGATCGACATCGGCAATGCAACAACCGAAATGACATCGCGAATGGCCGGCGGTGTTTTGCAGGCCAATGGGGAAACCGCGAGCGAACCGACGATACCTGCGCATTATATCGGCGATGCTGTTGTCTACATGGCGGGTCTGCCGCTGGAAGCCAACGTGCTGTCGCTGACAGTCATGGCAACAAAAATGCCGCTGGTCGGGCGCGGATAG
- a CDS encoding SDR family NAD(P)-dependent oxidoreductase, with product MANTIRRYEGRHAVITGGASGIGYRTAERIVSEGGTVSLWDMDAARIEEARAKLGATASGIALDVSDPVQVEKAAQDTAADFGKIDILICSAGITGPNAKVADYPIDQWKRVFDININGLFYCNRFVVPIMQKNGYGRIVNVASIAGKEGNPNASAYSASKAAVIGLTKSLGKELVHDGITVNAITPATVDTPILQQLKPEFIDYMLSKIPMQRFGKVEELASLITWIASEECSFTTGAVFDISGGRATY from the coding sequence ATGGCGAATACTATCAGGCGCTATGAAGGGCGGCACGCGGTTATCACCGGTGGCGCTTCCGGCATAGGCTACCGGACAGCGGAGCGGATCGTGTCGGAAGGTGGCACGGTCAGTCTCTGGGACATGGATGCGGCACGGATCGAGGAAGCAAGGGCAAAGCTCGGTGCTACAGCCAGCGGCATCGCCCTTGATGTCTCCGATCCGGTTCAGGTGGAAAAGGCAGCACAGGATACGGCTGCTGATTTCGGCAAGATCGATATCCTGATCTGCTCTGCCGGTATTACCGGTCCCAATGCCAAGGTCGCCGATTACCCTATCGACCAGTGGAAGCGGGTTTTTGACATCAACATCAACGGGCTTTTCTATTGTAACCGCTTTGTCGTTCCAATCATGCAGAAGAACGGTTATGGGCGCATCGTCAATGTCGCGTCCATCGCAGGTAAGGAAGGCAACCCCAACGCCTCCGCTTACAGTGCATCAAAAGCTGCTGTTATCGGCCTTACCAAATCTCTGGGCAAGGAGCTGGTGCATGATGGGATCACCGTCAATGCCATTACACCCGCGACGGTAGACACGCCCATCCTGCAGCAATTGAAGCCGGAATTCATCGACTACATGCTGTCGAAGATTCCCATGCAGCGCTTCGGCAAGGTCGAAGAGCTGGCATCGCTGATTACATGGATTGCCAGTGAAGAATGTTCATTCACCACAGGCGCCGTTTTCGATATTTCCGGTGGCCGCGCCACCTATTGA
- a CDS encoding carbohydrate ABC transporter permease translates to MSISEQTNIQTLTDDAQGMSYLNRLPRRIVVLYLPLAVFIIVLLFPFYWMAITAVKPNSQLTDYNNYSPFWVVGPTLDHIKYLLFETSYPGWLWNTLVVSVCATVLSLAASVFAAYAIERIRFKGSRSVGLLIFLAYLVPPSILFIPLAVIVFKFGIYDSKLALIFTYPTFLIPFCTWLLMGYFRSIPFELEESALVDGASRWQILVRVILPLAVPGLISAGIFAFTLSWNEFIYALTFIQSSENKTVPVGVLTELVRGDVFEWGSLMAGALFGSLPVVILYSFFVDYYVSSMTGAVKE, encoded by the coding sequence ATGAGCATTTCCGAACAGACAAACATACAGACCCTGACCGATGATGCACAGGGCATGAGCTATCTCAACAGGTTGCCGCGGCGGATCGTCGTGCTTTACCTGCCGCTGGCCGTCTTCATCATTGTCCTGCTCTTCCCATTCTATTGGATGGCAATTACGGCAGTGAAGCCGAATTCACAGCTAACCGACTATAACAATTACAGCCCATTCTGGGTGGTGGGTCCAACGCTCGACCATATCAAATATCTGCTGTTCGAGACCTCCTATCCCGGCTGGCTGTGGAACACGCTTGTCGTGTCGGTCTGCGCTACAGTCCTGTCGCTCGCAGCCTCTGTTTTCGCCGCCTATGCGATCGAGCGCATCCGTTTCAAGGGTTCGCGTTCCGTCGGACTTCTGATCTTCCTTGCCTATCTCGTACCGCCTTCGATCCTGTTCATTCCGCTCGCTGTGATCGTCTTCAAGTTCGGTATCTATGACAGCAAGCTCGCGCTGATCTTTACCTACCCGACATTCCTCATCCCGTTCTGCACATGGCTGCTGATGGGCTACTTCCGCTCAATCCCGTTCGAACTGGAAGAAAGCGCGCTCGTCGATGGCGCATCGCGCTGGCAAATCCTCGTCAGGGTCATATTGCCGCTGGCAGTACCGGGACTGATCTCTGCGGGTATTTTCGCCTTCACTTTATCGTGGAATGAGTTCATCTATGCGCTGACCTTTATCCAGTCCTCGGAGAACAAGACTGTTCCGGTCGGTGTCCTGACGGAACTGGTTCGAGGGGACGTTTTCGAGTGGGGTTCGCTGATGGCAGGTGCGCTGTTTGGCTCGCTGCCCGTCGTGATCCTCTACTCATTCTTTGTCGATTATTACGTGTCCTCAATGACCGGAGCGGTCAAAGAGTAA
- a CDS encoding MFS transporter encodes MPSTTKAHPPQKAPAGASKVRYIILAMCFLGITMNYLDRANLSVALPYIDAELNLQLTNAEKGLILGAFFWAYDGMMLIAGWFTDKVGSRRSFTIAAVWWSAFTALTPLATSFWGFFAVRFALGAGEAPAYPSATKAASRWFPKSERAFATAVIDSGSRVGTVLALPIVTGIIALATWHYSFAILGALGLVWAFFWYVMYRDPAEHTGANDLERQYITDNGGRTDATDDAEAVKIRWIDLFRYRTVWGMMIGFFCLNFVIYFFLTWFPDYLKNARGLNLAELGTFGMIPGLTAVVAAWSAGAWADRAIRGGADVTTVRKIVMVGGLFGGAAILPAALVSSLYMALIFLAISYSSLAVAATAIWSLPADVAPSSHHVASIGGIQNFASNIAGIISPFLFGALLDRFHGNYTPSFAMAAVMALVGAFTYAFIVGRAEPLPVLPPRK; translated from the coding sequence ATGCCATCAACTACAAAAGCCCATCCGCCTCAAAAAGCCCCTGCGGGCGCCAGCAAGGTCCGCTACATCATTCTCGCCATGTGCTTCCTCGGCATTACGATGAATTATCTCGACCGCGCCAATTTGAGCGTGGCCTTGCCCTACATCGATGCCGAACTTAACCTCCAGCTGACCAATGCGGAGAAGGGTCTGATCCTCGGTGCCTTTTTCTGGGCCTATGACGGCATGATGCTGATCGCGGGTTGGTTCACTGATAAAGTCGGTTCACGCCGGTCATTCACCATTGCCGCTGTGTGGTGGTCGGCGTTCACGGCGCTCACCCCGCTTGCCACCAGTTTCTGGGGATTCTTTGCCGTTCGGTTTGCCCTTGGTGCCGGTGAGGCTCCCGCCTACCCCAGTGCCACCAAGGCAGCCTCGCGCTGGTTTCCCAAAAGCGAGCGCGCCTTTGCCACTGCCGTTATCGACTCCGGTTCGCGTGTCGGCACCGTGCTTGCGCTGCCTATTGTGACCGGCATTATTGCCTTGGCGACCTGGCATTACTCTTTTGCGATCCTCGGCGCGCTTGGTCTGGTCTGGGCGTTTTTCTGGTATGTGATGTATCGCGACCCGGCCGAACACACCGGTGCCAATGATCTTGAGCGCCAGTACATTACTGATAATGGCGGACGGACGGATGCAACCGATGATGCGGAGGCGGTGAAAATTCGCTGGATTGATCTTTTTCGCTATCGCACTGTCTGGGGCATGATGATCGGCTTCTTCTGCCTGAACTTCGTTATTTACTTCTTCCTGACCTGGTTCCCGGACTATCTCAAAAATGCACGCGGCCTGAACCTCGCTGAGCTTGGTACATTCGGCATGATTCCGGGCCTGACAGCTGTTGTTGCCGCATGGAGCGCCGGTGCCTGGGCCGACAGGGCCATCCGCGGCGGCGCCGATGTGACAACTGTCCGCAAGATCGTCATGGTTGGTGGATTGTTCGGCGGTGCCGCCATTCTTCCAGCCGCACTTGTGTCATCGCTTTATATGGCGCTTATTTTCCTGGCGATTTCCTATAGCAGCCTCGCCGTTGCCGCCACAGCCATCTGGTCCCTGCCTGCCGATGTGGCACCCAGCTCGCATCATGTAGCGTCAATTGGAGGTATCCAGAACTTCGCCTCGAACATTGCGGGTATTATCAGCCCGTTCCTGTTTGGCGCATTGCTCGACCGCTTCCACGGCAACTACACGCCATCCTTTGCCATGGCAGCAGTGATGGCGCTGGTTGGTGCGTTCACCTATGCGTTTATCGTGGGACGTGCGGAGCCTCTGCCAGTGCTTCCACCCCGGAAGTGA
- a CDS encoding fumarylacetoacetate hydrolase family protein, which produces MKLVRYGPAGQEKPGLVDKDGKVRDLSAHVKDIAGEAISPAGLKTLAAIDPASLPEVAVERYGACVTGTGKFICIGLNYSDHAAETGATVPPEPIIFMKATSAIVGPNDNVEIPRGSLKTDWEVELGVVIGKHAKYVSEEEALDHVAGYCLINDVSERAFQAERQGQWTKGKSSDTFGPTGPWLVTKDEIADPQKLKMWLEVNGHRYQNGSTETMVYGVKYLVSYLSQFMSLHPGDIISTGTPPGVGLGQKPNIFLKAGDVMTLGIEGLGEQKQTVIQG; this is translated from the coding sequence ATGAAACTCGTGCGTTATGGCCCTGCCGGTCAGGAAAAGCCGGGGCTTGTCGACAAGGATGGCAAGGTTCGCGATCTCTCCGCCCACGTCAAGGATATCGCCGGTGAAGCAATCTCCCCTGCGGGTTTGAAGACGCTTGCTGCTATCGATCCGGCGTCGCTGCCGGAGGTTGCTGTGGAACGCTACGGTGCCTGCGTAACGGGAACAGGAAAATTCATCTGTATCGGCCTCAACTATTCCGATCACGCGGCTGAGACTGGAGCCACGGTGCCGCCGGAGCCAATCATTTTCATGAAGGCGACCTCGGCCATTGTCGGCCCGAATGATAATGTGGAGATACCGCGCGGCTCACTCAAGACCGATTGGGAAGTCGAACTTGGGGTCGTTATCGGCAAACACGCCAAATATGTCAGCGAGGAAGAAGCGCTCGATCACGTGGCGGGATATTGCCTCATCAATGACGTGTCGGAACGCGCCTTTCAGGCGGAACGTCAGGGTCAATGGACCAAGGGCAAGAGCAGCGACACCTTCGGCCCGACGGGTCCGTGGCTTGTTACCAAGGATGAAATTGCCGACCCGCAAAAACTGAAAATGTGGCTGGAGGTCAATGGTCATCGCTACCAGAACGGCTCGACCGAGACGATGGTTTACGGTGTCAAATACCTCGTTTCCTATCTGTCGCAATTCATGAGCCTGCATCCGGGTGATATCATCTCCACAGGTACACCGCCCGGTGTCGGCCTTGGCCAGAAGCCGAATATCTTCCTGAAAGCCGGAGATGTCATGACACTGGGCATTGAAGGTCTGGGTGAACAAAAGCAGACTGTTATTCAGGGTTGA
- a CDS encoding ABC transporter ATP-binding protein, which translates to MASVEFANVRKSFGTHPVIKGVDIEIADGEFVILVGPSGCGKSTLLRMLAGLENISAGEIRIGGQVVNGLAPKERDIAMVFQNYALYPHMTVADNMAFSLTLKGASKAEIDKRVKPAAEILGLTHLLDRFPRQLSGGQRQRVAMGRAIVRDPQVFLFDEPLSNLDAKLRVAMRAEIKELHQRLKTTTVYVTHDQIEAMTMADKIVVMHDGIVEQIGAPLELYDQPANLFVASFIGSPAMNMIKGRLDANDTQKFITEKGVVLPVAKAPESAKGRALIYGLRPEHMTIVEGGIPANVVVIEPTGSETQMIMRIGGDDITGVFHQRINAKPGETVGLSIHAEATYLFDAETGKRLV; encoded by the coding sequence ATGGCATCAGTCGAATTCGCCAATGTAAGAAAATCATTCGGGACGCATCCGGTTATCAAGGGGGTTGATATCGAGATCGCCGATGGCGAGTTCGTCATTCTGGTTGGGCCATCGGGCTGCGGCAAGTCCACGCTTCTGCGCATGCTGGCGGGGCTTGAAAACATTTCCGCCGGTGAAATCCGTATCGGCGGTCAGGTGGTCAATGGTCTTGCGCCGAAGGAGCGCGACATTGCCATGGTGTTCCAGAATTATGCGCTCTACCCGCACATGACCGTTGCCGACAATATGGCCTTCTCATTGACATTAAAGGGGGCTTCCAAAGCCGAGATCGACAAGCGCGTGAAACCAGCAGCGGAGATATTGGGGCTTACTCATTTGCTCGACCGCTTCCCCCGGCAGTTATCCGGTGGTCAGCGCCAGCGTGTTGCGATGGGCCGCGCCATTGTGCGTGACCCTCAGGTGTTCCTGTTTGACGAACCGCTCTCCAACCTCGATGCGAAATTGCGTGTCGCCATGCGGGCTGAGATCAAGGAACTGCACCAGCGGTTAAAGACAACCACTGTGTATGTGACCCACGACCAGATCGAAGCCATGACCATGGCTGACAAGATCGTCGTCATGCATGACGGGATTGTCGAACAGATCGGCGCACCGCTGGAACTCTATGACCAGCCGGCCAATCTGTTTGTCGCCAGCTTCATCGGCTCGCCCGCCATGAACATGATCAAGGGTAGGCTCGATGCCAACGATACACAGAAATTCATCACCGAAAAGGGTGTGGTCCTGCCCGTGGCCAAGGCACCGGAAAGCGCCAAGGGCCGGGCGTTGATCTATGGTCTGCGGCCAGAGCATATGACGATCGTTGAAGGCGGAATTCCTGCAAACGTCGTTGTGATTGAGCCCACAGGATCGGAAACGCAGATGATCATGCGCATCGGCGGTGACGATATTACCGGCGTGTTTCACCAGCGCATCAATGCCAAGCCCGGTGAAACCGTTGGCCTGTCGATCCATGCGGAGGCCACATATCTTTTCGACGCAGAGACCGGCAAGCGGCTGGTCTGA
- a CDS encoding carbohydrate ABC transporter permease, with amino-acid sequence MTATTKPSALVALTRNNTFLGFMFLLPAAVFLLCFLTYPLGLGVWLGFTDAKIGRDGVFIGLENYQALASDSVFWMAVYNTVLYTFIASVLKFGLGLWLALILNENLPFKSFFRAIILLPWVVPTVLSALAFWWIYDAQFSILSWSLIKLGLIDTPINFLGDPNNARASVIAANVWRGIPFVAISLLAGLQTIPQSLHEAASLDGATGWQRFRFITLPMLTPIIAVVMTFSVLFTFTDFQLIYVLTKGGPVNATHLMATLSFQRGIPGGQLGEGAAIAVAMIPFLLASILFSFFGLQRRKWQQGGQD; translated from the coding sequence ATGACGGCGACAACAAAACCTTCGGCGCTTGTCGCCCTTACCCGGAACAACACCTTTCTTGGTTTCATGTTCCTCCTGCCGGCTGCTGTCTTCCTGCTGTGCTTTTTGACCTACCCGCTCGGGCTTGGTGTCTGGCTCGGTTTCACCGATGCCAAGATCGGGCGGGACGGCGTCTTCATTGGCCTTGAAAACTATCAGGCACTCGCCAGCGATTCCGTTTTCTGGATGGCTGTCTATAATACGGTTCTCTACACCTTCATCGCCTCTGTCTTGAAATTTGGGCTGGGCTTATGGTTGGCGTTGATCCTCAATGAGAACCTGCCATTCAAGTCGTTCTTCCGCGCCATTATTCTCCTGCCCTGGGTTGTCCCGACTGTGCTGTCGGCGCTCGCCTTCTGGTGGATCTATGATGCGCAGTTTTCAATCCTTTCCTGGTCGCTGATCAAACTCGGCCTGATCGATACGCCCATTAATTTCCTCGGCGATCCGAACAATGCACGCGCTTCGGTGATTGCCGCCAATGTCTGGCGCGGTATTCCCTTCGTCGCCATCTCGCTGCTTGCGGGCCTTCAGACCATACCGCAATCATTGCATGAGGCAGCCTCGCTCGATGGTGCAACCGGCTGGCAGCGCTTCCGCTTTATAACGTTGCCAATGCTCACCCCGATTATCGCCGTAGTGATGACCTTCTCGGTTCTCTTCACCTTCACCGATTTCCAGCTGATCTATGTGCTGACCAAGGGCGGGCCTGTTAATGCGACCCACCTCATGGCCACGCTTTCATTCCAGCGCGGCATTCCCGGCGGGCAACTCGGTGAAGGCGCTGCGATTGCCGTCGCCATGATCCCGTTCCTCCTTGCCTCAATCCTGTTCTCGTTCTTCGGCCTTCAGCGCCGGAAATGGCAACAGGGCGGACAGGATTGA